From Tachysurus fulvidraco isolate hzauxx_2018 chromosome 6, HZAU_PFXX_2.0, whole genome shotgun sequence:
gctataaacagtcattccctcACCAGCCCATTTTTTCCTCCactatataaaatgaataagacaaaaaaaaaaaaaatgcaatttgttGTGTTACATAAAAACCTCAAGGTCATCTGACTTTCTTTAACCAAATTGTGATATTTTTCCAGCTGGTATACTAATCTAAtaaacacattctgaccaatcagaattgagcatTCAACAGCACTATACACAAACTATTATAATACAGGCTTTTCACTATCCTTAAAGAGAAAGCAGTCCATTATCTAAATGCCTTGATGCCTCTAGAAAGCCCAATGGCAGCCCACCGCTGTAAAAGCCCTCATCCGGGAGGACTCGTGTTTCACAACTACTAATCAGGCGTCCTCAGTCAAAGCCCAGACTGCATTCTGGGTAGCCTCTTGGGTCTTTCAGCCCTTACTTCACTATACAAGGAGTTGTCCACTACTCTGTAACACTTGGTGAGCATCTTTTTTGGACTTCTGGTAGTCAGGAGACTGCAGGCAATGATCCAAAGAAGGATAAATGTTGTGGTGGCATCTTTAGACCCTTACAATTAAGGCTTAATTAGATTAGACATCTCCCATCGGAGGTGTGTATATAAATCCAGGTTTAGGGCAAGAGCCTGTGTGTATCGTGAGTGAGTGGAGCTATTCAGCCACCTGGGGTAAgttctttctcattttttgtggtgattatttttacatttgtttttctttagtgGTAATTAAACGTGAACATCATGTCCAGTGAAGTTGTGTCTTTTTACCAATTTTATGTGAAAAGAATACCTTAACACATAATGTGTCAGTTTACTGATTTTAAATTTGACAGATGTCCAAAGTCAAGGCTGCACCCCCACCAGGGTGCACAATTAATATCGACGACCCTCAAGTACAAGAGGCAGCTATCCGCATCCAAGCTTCTTATCGGGGCCATCGGTAATAAAAAATTTCACAGCATAATTGCAAAACATTTCACCTACAAATATTGTTAGCACTCATAGAAATTTGAATTTCGGCCAATGGAAATTATTCAGTCAATTTGCTTAACATACTTAAATCATTTAGGTAAACATTTTAgcataaagataaaatataaatttatacaagaaggaaaaaaaattaagtttggTGCAATTTAAATGACTTTAAGCAGTGAAACCAGTTTCATGAATTAAAGTCTTTTTGATGGGATGCCATTAAGGATGTCTTCAAGTCTTTTACTCTGTAATATTTGTTTAAGGTCCAGGAAAGAGCTACGTGAAAAAGGTCCACCAAAGTTTCTGCAGGAGTTAAAAGATGTGCTCCTGGTGGAAGGAAGTGCAGCAAAGTTGGAGTGCCGGGTCAGTGCTTTTCCTGACCCCTTTATCATCTGGTCAAAAGACGGAAAAGAGCTAAAAGATGGACCCAAGTATTGCTATGTATTTGAGGACCCTGATATTGTGGCGCTAGTGGTGCGTGATGGAGAGTTAGCAGATCTGGGCAGATACACTGTTACTATTAAAAACCCCTTTGGTCAGACATCCGGCTCTGCCTGTATCAGAGTGGAAGGTGTGTAGAGGTTGGGAAAATGTAACACCATAATACACATTTGGATTGTTTCAAGAATAATCCTGAAAGACATTTTCTACTGT
This genomic window contains:
- the LOC113645402 gene encoding SPEG neighbor protein, which codes for MSKVKAAPPPGCTINIDDPQVQEAAIRIQASYRGHRSRKELREKGPPKFLQELKDVLLVEGSAAKLECRVSAFPDPFIIWSKDGKELKDGPKYCYVFEDPDIVALVVRDGELADLGRYTVTIKNPFGQTSGSACIRVEVPAKVTKGPDSIKGRRGTTVVLKAEISGEPPPDVGWLKDGDDIEEDDRVFFDVGDINTILTIKSARPSDSGKYEVFVENNLGTDQSFARVDIL